Sequence from the Myxocyprinus asiaticus isolate MX2 ecotype Aquarium Trade chromosome 44, UBuf_Myxa_2, whole genome shotgun sequence genome:
AGACTTTGAACTTCACGTTGAAACTGTTATAATTAAAGATAATGCAATGTAACAAATATTCTACCTAAATTACATAGGTATGtaaatatgagacaaaaaaaCTGTTTTTCTAATAATTTATTGGGACTCATTCACTTCACTGAGTAAAATATATAAAGTGTGAAATAATGTAGGCCTATTAACCCCCTTCCACATGCACTGCattgtctttaaaggaatagttcacccaaaaatgaaaatgatctaatcatttattcaccttcatgccatcccagatgtgtatgactttctttcttctgctgaacacaaaccaagatttttaggagaatatttcacctctgtagttcaatacaatgcaaattaatgggtgccaaaatgttgaagctccaaaatccacataaacataaacaagtaatccataagactgcagtggtttaatccatgtcttctgaagacatatgataggtgtggctgagaaacagatcaatatataagtcctttttttactatcactttcctctttcacttttacattcttcttcttttgcttttgttgatttgcattcttcgtgcatatctccacctactggtcagggaggaaaATGTGTGGTAATAATGGACTTAAATACTGACCTCActctcacctatcatattgcctcagaagacatggatttaaccactggagtcctatggattacttttttgctgtgtttatgtgcattttggagcttcacaattttggcacccattcacttgcattgtatagacctacagagctgaaatattcttctaaaaatctttgtttgtgttctacagaagaaagaaagaaagtcatacacatctgggatggcatgtttgtgagttaatgatgagagaattttcatttttgggtgaactatccctttaatttctttAATGAAATTACACAACAAATACACATCTACAGTGGTACTCTCAAATGGTCTGATATGCTAGAGCTGCTGGTGAGTTGCTCTTCATGAGGTTGCCAGGTTGATGCATGAGATCTATGATGTAGCTTTCAGGTTGAGCGTGACCATAAGATCTCTTTGGGCCAGTGATGAGGAAGATTTCGTTCCAGGCACGGTTGTATTCTCCTCTAACGAGACTGCAGCTTAGTCCAATTCTGTCTGCAAGAACCTAGCAAAGATTGCATTTAATCTGTTATACACTATTGGGCAAATATGCATGTTGCCAGTTTGATGACAGCACCAGTTTTCACAAATAATCCAAGTTCTGTCATGGGTTTAAGAGAGTGGCAttccaacatactgtatgtatttaataataatcGAGTAATGTGATGGAGTAAGAGAAGATCAATTGAGcatgtgaaatactgtatgtaacacCTTGAAAAGTAGTGCTCTGTGGATGTAGGTGCCCTTTTTTATCTTGCCAATGGGAACAATGTTAGAATGGGCTTCAATCTTCAGCTCGCTTATGTGCAGTTCCCATAGGAAGTCATGCAGCTTCTCTTGCTCAACCTGGCCACCCATTGCATCACAAACCAACCTGGGAGAAAATCACATTGCATGTCACATTTCAGTCATGTGTATGCTGGGGAAAAGAATGAGCAGGTGTAGGAAATTAATTTGGTTATTCAAAAGCATTTGCAATTAAAAGCCTTAAACTCACTTGGCCAATGCAATATACATCCTGACCTCTTCCTGAAGTGGCAAGATGGATTTGGCTGCCTCTTTGACAAGGTTATGAAATGCAGCATCATCCGGTAGCCTCCATGCTTCATCCACCACTGTCTCCTGCTGTGGCTTACCCTCATCCTCGTCCTTCTTTTTCTCATCTTCCCTATGACCCTTCCCCTTCATTTTACTTTAGAAAGGGAAATTGAGTGAGTGAGATAAAAGGTTTATGGCGAATCCCTCTCTAAGTATGCACaagcacattacacacacacacacacacacacacacacacacacacacacacacacacacacacacacaccttggcgTTTTGCTGCTCCTTTTGCTGCTCATAACAGATGAGGTGGAAGTTTCTGTTGAACTGTCTTGCTTACGGTCCTCTGGTTCTTTGGCAATCAATCTAACAGAAGGGGAAGAAAGAAGGAACATTTCTAAACCTTATTATCCTCTATGcagtctaccacccctggagtcacgagttcaaatccagggtgtgctgagtaactccagccaggtcttctaagcaaccaaattggcccagttgctagggagggtagagtcacatggggtaacctcctcgtggtcgcgattaatggttctcgctctcagtggggcgcatggtaatttgtgcgtggatcgcagagagtaacatgagcctccacatgcggagtctccgcggtgtcatgcatgaTGAGCTCAGATTGACAGtcacagaagcggaggcaactgagacttgtcctccaccacccggattgaggtgagtaaccgcaccaccatgaggacctactaagtactgggaattgggcattccaaattgggagaaaaggggttaaaacaaataaaaaaaatttaaaaatcctCCAGTGAGCTAAATCACAGTATCTACTAGAGCTGTGGAAAAGCTGTCTAAATCAAATGACCTTTGTGCTCACTTAACATCCAACTGACTGATTTGGATGTTAAAACCTTGGAGATCAGTGCATCAGAACGAACATAATACTTTTATGGCGATATAGTAATGTTTAGTTTGTAAGTTAAGagtctttaaatgtaattaactggaACTGGGAATAAATTGTGTTATTAAGGCCTCCAGTCAGCTTTGCAATTCAGTGGCAGAATTCCTTTTTCTCCTGTGGAAGCTCCAGGTCAGATTCCAAGCCAATGCATGCAAAAGAATTTCCCCTAGGGGGAAATTCCTCTATCAACATCTATCTGTTGTGCAACACAGAGAGCGTATTTAATATTCAAGTGACAGTGTGCTGCTTCAGACCTAATGGCGTGGAAGAGGACGGGCTGTGAAAGTCTTTATGCTCTACAAAGAGCTTGTTTTCTTTGTTAAGTGAGATCGCAGAAGTGAAAAGAGCAATTTCTCAGTAGATCTAAATACTGATAAAAGAAAGAAGGGAGTTCTATAGTGTTTATTTGATTAACATATCCCCAAAATGACTATGAATGCATAACATAAATGAGGATACATGTGACTTTTAGCAAGCTGTCACAGTTGCACATGGCAGTAATTAGAAACAGTAGGACAGTTGTATCAGAGCATAATGTGTTTCAAAATCATGACCCTTGGCCTTAACATACTGATCCGGGGGTTTCCCATTAACCACAATGGTGGCTCGATGTTGGTTCACAGCCTGTTTTGATATATCCTCTAAGGTAGGAACATGATGCCCCATTCTTATCTGAAGAAGAAGGAAGAAAAAACAAGAGATTGATAAATGAGAGACTTACTGATTTGTACAAGCTTAACGCTTATAGATATGAGTTTGCTtttgaaacattattttaaaataataatatatacactaccagtcaaaagttttgaacacttgactgaaatgtttctcatgatcttaaaaatcttttgatctggcgtatgcttaaatgtttgaaattagttttgtagacaaaaatataattgtgccaccatattaatttatttcattataaaactaaaatgtaattaaaaaaaagaagtttttgaaattgatgacttggaccaaataataaagaaaagcagccaataagtgcccaacatagatgggaactccttcaatactgtttaaaaagcatcccagggtgatacctcaagaagttggttgagaaaatgtcaagagtacatgtctgcaaattctaggcaaagggtgactactttgaagatgctaaaatataacacagttatgatttattttggattttgtttagtcacaacataattcccatagtttcatttatgttattccacagttttgatgacttgatgactgaacaaaaattataataaagaatgagtatgtgtttcaaaacttttgactggtagtgtgtatatatatatatatatatactcattaTTTTTGACCTGGCCAGGGTCGTAGAAGCCATCAGTGGTCATATCAGTGGGTGACAGGTGTCCTGTCAGACTGTACTTCAAAGACAGATTGTTTTCAAGAAGCTTCTGCATGGCCACCTCACTAAACTTGTTTTTACGGTTTGGTGACAGGTTGATCTCCTGAAGTATCTCCAAAGCTCTGTAAGATTGAAAACACCAAGACCAAATTACAGAACAATAAATAAAGTGACACTTAAAAAACAGAATCCTGGGCTGACAGATAAAGTAGCCTATTTTAAACAATCCAGCATATTTCTTCAGAAATATCTGATACTTAGTATTTACTGCCATCTACTGGTTTCATTAGCAAATAGAAAAAAACAGTTATTTCTGAGTATGATCTTTTGGATTTATGGATTTGTGAAATGGGAGGGTACTGTGATAACATTTGTTTGAGGTATGAGAACTCCCTCCATATAAACCATTAATATCTTTATGTTATACGCAGTCATAAGCAATGTGGATACAATTGTCTACATTTAACTTGAACAAATTCAGTGTATGGGATGGGATTTTCAattcagctgctgagagagtgacagtaaatttggcatctaaCTGCGATAATCCACCGCTGTCTAttattttgctcttttggaaagtcgagaaaatgtaataatggatttttttcttttgctgttgaaaTAAATGAGAGCGCAAAAATAAGATTTGCAGTGGTCTCCCTCCCATTCATCACTACAGACGATTACCCCACAATAGTTTACTTCTGCATTACAAAACCAGGAAATGTGAAAAAGTgtccattaaagcataaaaacaGGCTTACCCTACATTGCACAATTCTATGGTAGTTATTTCATCATTTGCACATACACTAACAGCCCAGCAAGCGTTCCGCCGGATTTCAGCATTGATTGATTTGAGCAGTTTTACTAAAGGGGAAAGGCCTCCAATATTTCTGAGCTACACATCAAGAAAAACAGAAGAATAATTCATCATAAAGCACACATAATGACATGAAAAAGTAGTGTATCTTTTTATGTCCTTCACACCTGAGACACAGAAAAAGTAAATAGTGAGGTCTGTTTTTCTTACACATAGCAGTTTACTGATAAGCTGTGATGATTGCACAGACCTTTGAAATGGActcttttgtgaagtgcactGTTACCTCTACCCTGGCCTCTGCATCACAGGCCAGTGAAGCAACAGCCTGGGTTGCACTGATCACAGTGCTTTTGTCAATGGAGCTTAGCAGCCCCACCAATGCTGGGATAGCTCCATGGCCCAGAATGCTTCTGCGCAACTCCTCCTGCGATGCCATGTGCATCAAGACTGCTGCTGCATTCACAGCAGCCCCCGTGCAGCTGTCTTGCAGCTGTCGCACCAGGAGCTCGTCACCCTCACTATCATATActgcactgaaaaaagaaaaaggagaggTACATGctgttttaaatcctttaatttttttgtctttattttgatgAAAAGCATTAGTGAGATTTGTAAAACAGAAGAGTAATGCTTGTATGCTAAGATTACAAGGATTATTAGCACATTGTCAAATACGTGGCAGAACTTACTAAGCATTGAGTTTGTTGCTGTTGGTCAGACTGGCCAGGGCCTCTGCTGCAGCCGTTCTCAACTCACTTCCCTCACTGTTCAGTAGCTGTACGATGACCCTGATCGCATCTGAAACACACAGACCTTTATCAGATCCTCAATAGAAATCTCAATTAACACAAAAGGGCAAGAGTGATATCTTAAATGAAACTGAAGTCAGATTAAATTAAAGAGAGTTACAGCAACAAGCTTTGGAGCAACCTTTCACACTTGATTTAAAAGGACAGATTACCCAGACATCTGAAAGTTTCCCTGCTGGACAGGTTTTTGCTAACTGTTGCCACAGCCTGGCATGCAGCAGTGCGTACACTCTCATTCTCCTGTGCAAGAAGGTCAGTGAGGGCCTTTTCTACATTATGTTCATGCAGGATTTTTCTGTTCTCACCTAATGGCATACGAAAAAATGAATTAGGCTTTCACATAATTATTAAACATgctaatcagtgttgggtagattataTCTGATATGTAATCTGTCCTGGATGATTACAAACTAtatgactaaaattgtaatcagtaacataaaatttggtaacactttataactacacggtataaagtatttgtaaagcatttgtttatagtttattgataatttataaattattgttcctacattattaatacattaataagctacatataaatcatatgttatttgtttctattcactttagcaaatgatttattattgtttaataagttcatatataggcagtttgataatgtttttttatccttagtaaacaacttgttaatcatacctaactgatgtatatttgttgatgcaaaccagtggtaaagaagtgtttatgagaacattaagaaagcataaattcatagttaataaagatattacatatgtaattaattggatacacatttttgcttaattaatgtgtttattaatgttttaggAACACTTACTATTAGATCAATTAATGTGtaataaaggttgtaataaagcacttactaatAGGTAGCTAAGCATTTTGCGTGACATGCTAAAGTGGTGTTTGAGCAATTAGaggatctcttttaataaactgtggattttcctcactattattcctgtacttttgtgttgtgtctgttttttgtttttttaagctttagtgtctgttttgagcctttgtgattgagatgctgtggagattattttttcagaGTActggatcattaataaatgtttatttaggcATAcacagttctcactttagattaggtcatgcaaaatgcttagttagcaattagtcaatgctttattatGACCTATATATTTATAAGTAATAATTACTAAATAGTGttactaaaacagtaacaaatacattaattacatttaaatgtaaatccaattaattacatatataatttctttatttactatgaatttatgccttcatgttaaaaaaaaacattatcaaactataaatgaacttattaaatgataataaattatttgctactgtgaatataaacaaataacaaactatttatatgtagcttattaatgtaggaacaattatttatttatatttataattgactATAAGCTGGGTCTATTGCACATGTATTTTAAGGCTCTGGATCAGACCActcttttaaaatttaaaatttaggAGCATAATCAGTCATTTATAGTGGTTATTACCGTTGGCTGAAAAAGTGACGGTAATCTGActatgcacattttaaaatgtaatgtaatctaataacaactacttgatttttgtaatataattacaAAATCAAGATTACAtgatgtaatccattactacccaacactgatgCTAATAacttaaatggacagttcaccccaaaattaacattctgtcatcagttGCTCACCTCATGCtgtaccaaacctgtatgactttcttactttttcagtggaaaacaaaaggatatGTAAGgaagaatgttaacctcagtcaccattcactttcattgcatcttttttttccccgTGCAGCGaatgttaatggtgactgaggctaacagtcTGCCTAAAATCTTCTTTCGAGTTCCAAAGAACAAAAAggtatttgggtttggaacaaaatgagagttagtgatgatagaattttcacttttggggtGAATCCTGTTCTGTATATTGCTTTATATCAGTTTTGCACTAGTATACACAGCACAAACTgtaaaaagaaagggaaaaaaagagaCGAAAACATGGTAATATTCAAGATAAGTCATATAGAAAACAGATATTTCCGTACTGCTCTCTGCTACCCTGGATATGGCCTTGACTGCATTAGCCTGCACTTCAGGCAGTCTGGGCGTGACAACAAACTGATGTAGCCGCTCCACTCCACCCATACCCTGAAAAAGCTGCATGGAATCACTGCCTTCCAGACAGTTAGTGATAACCATGAGAGCCCCCACATGCAGGTCACTAAACTCCTGCAGGGTGGAAACACAACAGTCATTAATGCCCAGTCATGATGAAAAAGTGTTGCTTGATTTTGAACAACCAGCAGGATCAAAGTTGCTTCAAGTTTAGATTGTCATCATCTTTTCATAGAAGTTGGTTTAAGATTAATATCATGTATCTTGTACATCTCTGATTAATCCTCTATGTTCAATCCCTTACAAATCTGCAAAATCATGATATATTATAATAAAGGTGACTAAGTTACAGTGTTGAAatgcttgaagggatagttcacccaaaaatgaaaattctctcaacattcactgacccttatgccatcccagatgtgtataaatttatttcttctacaaaacacatacaaagatttttaaaataatatatcagctcttttggtcctcacaatgcaagtgaatggtgaccagaactttgaaggtccaaaaggcagcataaatgtaatccaaaagactccactGGCTTAATCCACTTCTTCTAAAATGATATGatataggtttgggtgagaaacagatcaatatttaagtccttttctaactgtaaatctacactttcactttcatattctggtgtggaagtgacttacactttcacattcacattcagccaccaactggttggggctggtcaaaggtggtgactgatagtaaaaaaggatttaaatattgatttgtttctcacccacacctatcatatcacttctgaagacatggattaaaccacaggagtcttatgaattatttttatgcctccttattgtcatttttggaccttcaacattctggtcaccattcacttgcattgttaggaccaacagagatgagaatttcttctaaaaatctttgtttgtgttcagcagaagaaagaaagtcatacgcgtctgggatggcatgaaggtgagtaattgatgaaagaattttcatttttgggtgaactatccctttaagtgctcaTGAATTATTTAGATGGCAATAATTAGCCTACTTTGGTTGCAAGGACTTCCAGGATTTTTTCAAAGCCCTGTGCATTCCTAAAGGCCACCCGGGTTTCACTGTCAGTTGTAATGTTCTCTATAGTGCGCAGTGCAAGTTGCTGGATAACAGGGAACTCTGACTGCAGGAGATCCAGTAACGGGGGGAGTCCATTTAGCCCATGCATAGCCGCTCGATTCTGAAAGTCCTGAGAGTGCACAAAGCCGCAAAGAGCACAAATCAATGATTTTAAGTGTATCCTTCTGGAATTCAAAAGCTTTCGCTTTTATAGCTGATCGAATATCTGTGAAACATTTAAAATACGAAACATTTCAAACTCGATTTTCGTCTAGCAACAGAATTTCCTGTTTTATAAAACACTTCCCCGAGAAATGCCTTTTAGCCTAATATGCAACAGACATTCTGTATGTCTCTGACATCTGTTGTCTTACTTGTACAAGATTAAAGATGCACTCCACAGAATTCTTTTTCACATCAGGATCTGGGCTGGATAAGAGCCGAATAAGAGGTTCAAGTCCTTTATGGTCAAATATTTGGACCTTGTAGGAGAAGTCCACTGACAGTGATGCCAAAATCAAAGTGGCAAATTCATGGACCACAACATCTTCTATGGATAAGGCAGCAGGTTTTAAAAAAGAGAGAGCAAAGaacttatatacatatatttaaaaaatggctgaatttgaaaatgaaaaaatataatcaGTGCCAGTTGTGCCAATGAAAACAAGTGCAACCATACCATCAGGTGATAGCTTGCTAATGATGGCAGGTAGCACATCCAATGTCTTCAAACATTTTTTAACTTCACCTGtttaaatgtgacaaaaatgaacaatattttgacaaaaaattcTATGATtcactgtaacactttacatcgATGTTCGCTTTTATAAAGGGGTCCATTGATGACTAAGAAGtcatttgcaaatgtattataCATTATTGATAAGCATGAATAAAATTGTctactttcatgcaatacttgccaaatcgTGAGCAATTTAACTTACATATTATAAATGCTTAAcaacacttattcatacttattttaattaaaaataacttaaaaagcgCTAATCAATAATTAATGTCTCAATGCAGCAAAATTAGACAATTATTGTGAAATTAAATTATGGGatcatgtcattttgctacagtccgctttgtttatatttttgtcttgattCACTTGTGTTGTTGCTTTCCTTGTCTCATTGATGTCAAaggaatggtgctactccgagtggtATCCCatctagtcctagttacctaaagtcttctgcaaaaacacatttcaggtcttcatgctcatacATAGCATGTATAATAAAGCCAGATAcctaaaccatactgaacttatGCACATTGGTTTCTAACATTGGCAACTCCATAATAAATGCTTTACAAGTGTTACTAATGTTGAACTAGTGTTATTACGCATTtttaacatgtgaggtaaaacaGCTCACTACTTGGCAAGTATTGCGTGAAAGTCTCCCTTTTTATCCATGTTGTTGTAACCACatatcaattatttttttaatgcatctgCAAATGAGTTATAGCCATGATTATACCCTTTTATAAAATCTTAACAAAGggaactttaatgtaaagtgttaccgatttaCTCACTCTGCCTATTATTGTACCGTGCTTACTGTTAGAAGCCATGATGCCCAGGGCCATGACAGAATTCTTTCGCACAGTCTTGTCTTCATGAGAAATGAGACGAGAAAGGGACTCGACTGCTCCCATGCACATCAAAGATGTCTTATTCTCATCACCTAAAAATATAATCACAgcagcaaaacacacacacagaggttgTTAGAGGAGAACCACacaagggaacatagtgagctcTTACCTCTGTAAAATTCTCTATGACCTTAGACTGTAAGACTAGATAACATGGTTACCTTTTTCTGCAAATTTGTGGATGGCTTCACAAGCTTTTGCAAGCACCTCTTCTTCAGGGGAGCTGAGCATGAGAACTGCTGTTGCTGCATTCTTGCTCTCGATAGGCAGAGGGTCAAACTGAAAGAATATTACTTCAAACTGATTAAAAGGTAAACATGTTGAAAAGTATTGCAAGCAAGTGTGGAGAAAAAATGATCTCACCACATCCTTAGGGAATGGTTCAGACTCTTTTTTGACTTTTTTCCCCATCTGCATGCAAAGTTACCAGTCTTGGAGAGGGGATTGCAAGCACATTCACTGTAATGCCTTAAAACAGGACTAGCAAGCAATGTTTTAGAAGCAAACACaatgtgaataaattatgaaaatgtagCCCAAAATAACTTCTACAAAACATAACAATTACCTGCTAAACAGAATGCTGTAGGTTTGATGTCTGTTTGGTTTGCTTCTGTTGCTAGGAGACAGATGCAGTTTGCAATTTCGTCTGAAGGTGGGGCAAGACTCCCTCTAAACCTTTtcatttccatatttatttattagtttaacATGTGTCGGTCAAGAACCGTTAGGTGGCCCTGAAGTTCTAACGTtttaaaattgtagaaatataattAGGTACATAATTAGATGAACAAGAAAAGATGAAAAGGATGGAAAACAAGGATGATAAattctgaaaaacaaacaaacaaacaaacaaacagaccaaCAAAAGACTCATACATCGGCATATGTACAGTGTAGTAAATGTAGATCGCACCTCCAGTTGTAGGACAATGCATACAAAAAgggaaatattaaatgtaaacaagttttattcattaaagggatagttcacccaaaaatgaaaattctctcatcatttgctcacccgcatgtatcccagatgtgtatgactttcttctgcagaatacaaatattttaagaatatttcagctctgcatacaatgcaagtatatGGTgaccaaaaactttgaagctccaaaaagcacatagaggcagcataaaagtgatccatacgactccagtggtttaaaccatgtcttcagaagcaatatgataggtgtgggtgagaaacagatcaatatttaagtcatttatttcCCCATagatctccacctttgaccagccccgaccagtgggtggcgatatgcatgaagaatgcaaatcagcaaaaaacaaaaggagaattcTTCTGCATTCCAGAAGAATGAGgaagtgaaattgaaagtggagatatatagtaaaaaggacttaaatattgatatgtttctcacccacacctatcatatcacttctgaagacatggatttaaccactggagttgtatgg
This genomic interval carries:
- the armc3 gene encoding armadillo repeat-containing protein 3, with the translated sequence MQMGKKVKKESEPFPKDVFDPLPIESKNAATAVLMLSSPEEEVLAKACEAIHKFAEKGDENKTSLMCMGAVESLSRLISHEDKTVRKNSVMALGIMASNSEVKKCLKTLDVLPAIISKLSPDDVVVHEFATLILASLSVDFSYKVQIFDHKGLEPLIRLLSSPDPDVKKNSVECIFNLVQDFQNRAAMHGLNGLPPLLDLLQSEFPVIQQLALRTIENITTDSETRVAFRNAQGFEKILEVLATKEFSDLHVGALMVITNCLEGSDSMQLFQGMGGVERLHQFVVTPRLPEVQANAVKAISRVAESSENRKILHEHNVEKALTDLLAQENESVRTAACQAVATVSKNLSSRETFRCLDAIRVIVQLLNSEGSELRTAAAEALASLTNSNKLNAYAVYDSEGDELLVRQLQDSCTGAAVNAAAVLMHMASQEELRRSILGHGAIPALVGLLSSIDKSTVISATQAVASLACDAEARVELRNIGGLSPLVKLLKSINAEIRRNACWAVSVCANDEITTIELCNVGALEILQEINLSPNRKNKFSEVAMQKLLENNLSLKYSLTGHLSPTDMTTDGFYDPGQIRMGHHVPTLEDISKQAVNQHRATIVVNGKPPDQLIAKEPEDRKQDSSTETSTSSVMSSKRSSKTPSKMKGKGHREDEKKKDEDEGKPQQETVVDEAWRLPDDAAFHNLVKEAAKSILPLQEEVRMYIALAKLVCDAMGGQVEQEKLHDFLWELHISELKIEAHSNIVPIGKIKKGTYIHRALLFKVLADRIGLSCSLVRGEYNRAWNEIFLITGPKRSYGHAQPESYIIDLMHQPGNLMKSNSPAALAYQTI